From Ignavibacteria bacterium, the proteins below share one genomic window:
- a CDS encoding SDR family oxidoreductase, which produces MKNVLITGAEGGIGTALCRTFKKSGYRVIASDVKKITHKEYDEIFRFDLHNFCAQKSYRDNIIREIIKSLEGNGLSVLLNNAAVQILRRIEKIKRSEFHSTLNVNVLAPFLLAQKLLSELEMANGSVINIASIHSMLTKPEFVMYATSKAALIGLTKALAVELGSRVRVNAIAPAATATPMLLDSFLKKEKSFDELSQKHPLGRIAEPEEIANVALFLASERASFITGTVVNVDGGISSRLHDPN; this is translated from the coding sequence GTGAAAAACGTATTGATTACTGGTGCAGAAGGAGGTATAGGTACAGCGCTTTGCAGAACATTTAAGAAATCAGGATATAGAGTAATTGCTTCAGATGTTAAAAAAATTACTCATAAAGAATATGACGAAATTTTTCGTTTCGATTTACATAATTTTTGTGCGCAAAAAAGTTATCGGGATAATATTATTCGGGAGATAATCAAATCGTTGGAGGGAAACGGACTTTCAGTATTACTCAATAACGCAGCAGTTCAAATTCTTCGGAGAATAGAAAAAATAAAACGCAGTGAATTTCATAGCACGTTGAATGTGAATGTCCTTGCGCCTTTTTTGTTGGCGCAAAAATTACTGTCGGAATTGGAAATGGCAAATGGTTCCGTCATCAATATTGCAAGTATTCATTCTATGTTAACAAAACCTGAATTTGTAATGTACGCAACAAGTAAAGCCGCACTTATCGGATTGACGAAAGCATTAGCAGTGGAACTTGGTTCGAGAGTGCGAGTAAATGCAATTGCTCCCGCTGCAACTGCTACACCAATGTTACTTGACAGTTTTCTAAAGAAAGAAAAATCATTCGACGAACTTTCACAAAAACATCCATTGGGGAGAATTGCAGAACCGGAAGAGATTGCGAATGTTGCTCTCTTTCTTGCATCGGAGCGAGCGAGTTTCATTACAGGAACGGTAGTGAATGTTGATGGAGGAATTAGTTCAAGATTACATGACCCAAATTAA
- a CDS encoding phosphoglycerate dehydrogenase: MIQQIDLFQDAFEKFNADYFCPLVKQMLSEEELINVVPDYDGWIIGDDAATKNVFAAGKKGALKAAVKWGIGVDNVDFDAARELGIPVTNTPNMFGKEVADIAMSYVTALARNTFFIDRQIRAGHWVKPAGVSLAGKNAALVGFGDIGKNIARRLIASEMEVYVYDPFYVEDSDIGELPVCIWPQQLELMDFIIFACSLTRQNKYMLDEDSIKKIKHGVRIINVARGQLIKETVLVEALESELVHSAALDVYENEPLLLDSQLRKFERCILGSHNSSNTIEAVQRTSERAIDILFQFLHN, translated from the coding sequence ATGATTCAACAAATTGATTTGTTTCAGGATGCGTTTGAAAAATTCAATGCGGATTATTTTTGTCCATTAGTGAAACAAATGCTCTCTGAAGAAGAATTGATAAACGTTGTTCCCGATTATGACGGATGGATAATCGGAGATGATGCGGCGACGAAAAATGTTTTTGCCGCAGGAAAAAAAGGAGCACTCAAAGCCGCAGTCAAGTGGGGAATTGGTGTTGATAATGTTGATTTTGATGCAGCACGTGAGTTAGGAATTCCTGTTACCAATACTCCAAATATGTTCGGAAAAGAAGTTGCAGATATTGCGATGTCATACGTTACTGCACTTGCGCGAAATACGTTTTTTATTGACCGACAAATTCGAGCGGGGCATTGGGTAAAACCAGCCGGAGTTTCACTTGCAGGGAAAAACGCTGCGCTCGTTGGTTTCGGTGATATCGGTAAAAACATTGCGCGAAGACTTATTGCATCAGAAATGGAAGTTTATGTGTATGACCCGTTCTATGTTGAGGATTCAGATATTGGTGAACTTCCTGTGTGTATTTGGCCTCAACAATTAGAACTCATGGACTTTATCATCTTTGCGTGTTCGCTCACTCGGCAGAATAAATATATGCTTGACGAAGATTCCATAAAGAAAATAAAACATGGTGTGCGCATCATCAACGTTGCTCGCGGACAACTTATAAAAGAAACTGTTTTGGTAGAAGCGCTGGAAAGCGAACTAGTACATTCTGCTGCGCTGGATGTTTATGAAAACGAACCGTTGCTGTTGGATTCACAATTGCGGAAATTTGAACGATGTATATTGGGTTCGCACAACAGTTCTAATACGATAGAAGCAGTGCAACGGACGAGCGAGCGCGCAATAGATATACTTTTTCAATTTTTACATAACTAA
- a CDS encoding DUF115 domain-containing protein — MGKNVVIRAINRMHREYAKSKNYIKKSIWRKSPIGKENQKELLSLKNKFQHCRCFVMGNGPSLKRCELSLLKNEITIASNAQYLIWEEMGFIPTFLTVEDNLVAEDRAIELNAIQNTSKIFPLDLSYCLKKDKHTIMINFIRDYKPFPQFSNDFSEKVFWGGTVSFLNLQLAFYLGCNPIYLIGFDHNYTVSEKSENFVITSEKDDVNHVHPNYFGKGYRWHDPNVERMERSY, encoded by the coding sequence ATGGGCAAAAACGTTGTAATCCGTGCAATAAACCGTATGCATAGGGAGTATGCAAAATCAAAAAATTATATTAAGAAAAGTATTTGGCGGAAATCACCAATTGGAAAAGAAAACCAAAAAGAATTATTGTCGTTGAAAAATAAATTCCAACATTGTCGTTGCTTTGTAATGGGAAATGGTCCAAGTTTGAAACGTTGTGAACTTTCGTTATTGAAAAATGAAATTACCATTGCAAGCAATGCGCAGTATTTAATTTGGGAAGAAATGGGTTTCATTCCTACGTTTCTTACTGTTGAAGATAATTTGGTTGCTGAAGATAGAGCAATCGAATTGAATGCTATTCAAAATACTTCAAAAATATTTCCCTTGGATCTTTCTTATTGTTTGAAAAAAGACAAACACACGATAATGATAAACTTTATTCGCGACTATAAACCGTTTCCACAATTCAGTAATGATTTTTCAGAAAAAGTTTTTTGGGGCGGTACCGTAAGTTTCTTGAATCTTCAGTTGGCATTTTATTTAGGTTGTAACCCGATTTACCTTATTGGTTTTGACCACAATTATACGGTATCGGAAAAAAGTGAAAACTTTGTCATTACTTCTGAGAAAGATGACGTCAATCATGTTCATCCGAATTATTTTGGTAAAGGATATCGTTGGCACGACCCAAACGTTGAACGGATGGAGCGTTCGTATA
- a CDS encoding acylneuraminate cytidylyltransferase family protein — translation MQKQILKIVALLPMKAHSERVKNKNFREFCGKPLYQWMLDKLVTMREIDMVVINTDAHEILHSFGTKSDGRILLRERKKELCGDFVSMNNIIEDDIANIRSEIYVMTHTTNPLLSTSTIRNALEIFIQKKNSNEIDSLFTVNKFQSRFYKQDCTPINHDPKNLIRTQDLEPWYEENSNLYLFTKDGFESTKARIGTKPMLFETPRNESIDIDDIEGWNLAETIAQTNRNGTNE, via the coding sequence ATGCAAAAGCAAATACTAAAGATTGTTGCTTTACTTCCGATGAAAGCGCATAGCGAACGAGTTAAAAATAAAAACTTTCGTGAATTTTGCGGGAAACCACTATATCAATGGATGTTGGATAAACTTGTAACAATGAGAGAAATTGATATGGTCGTCATCAATACCGATGCGCACGAAATTCTCCATTCATTCGGCACGAAAAGCGACGGGCGTATATTGTTGCGGGAAAGAAAAAAAGAACTTTGTGGCGATTTTGTCAGTATGAATAACATTATTGAAGACGATATTGCAAATATTCGCTCTGAAATTTACGTAATGACGCATACAACAAATCCGTTGCTTTCAACTTCTACCATTCGGAATGCGCTTGAAATATTCATTCAGAAAAAAAATAGTAATGAAATTGATTCGCTGTTTACGGTTAATAAATTTCAAAGCCGTTTTTACAAACAAGATTGTACGCCGATAAATCACGACCCGAAAAATCTTATAAGAACACAAGACCTTGAACCGTGGTATGAAGAAAATTCAAACTTGTATCTTTTTACGAAAGACGGATTTGAATCAACGAAAGCAAGAATCGGAACTAAACCGATGCTGTTTGAAACGCCTCGAAACGAATCAATAGATATTGATGATATCGAAGGATGGAATTTGGCAGAAACTATTGCTCAAACAAATCGAAATGGAACAAACGAGTAA
- the gmd gene encoding GDP-mannose 4,6-dehydratase: protein MKKALITGITGQDGSYLTELLLHKNYQVHGIIRRASSFNTQRIDHIYADSHETTTNLFLHYGDLSDPGLITEIMFNIEPDEVYHLGSQSHVRVSFEMPEYTGNITGLGTTRILEAMRRCNSKAKFYQASSSEMFGSAPPPHNEQTHFQPQSPYAIAKVFAYWMTVNYRDAYNLFACNGILFNHESPRRGETFVTRKITRAIAHILSGKQHKLFIGNIDAKRDWGFAPEYVEMMWLMLQQDFPDDYVVGTGESHSVKEFLDLAFHYIGIELDWKGVGVERKAFVKSFQQQWSTVLNTGMSIIETDAKYFRPTEVDYLLADISKAKKQLGWEPRFRFSELVKIMMDFDMKQCGLNTLNEGSSILKKHGLDWTTNNFALHNQIQKEVG from the coding sequence TTGAAGAAAGCACTAATTACCGGAATTACCGGACAAGACGGTTCATATCTAACTGAATTATTGTTGCATAAAAATTACCAAGTGCATGGAATAATTCGTCGAGCAAGTTCATTCAATACTCAGCGCATTGACCATATCTATGCTGATTCTCACGAAACGACAACGAATTTGTTTCTGCATTACGGAGATTTATCAGATCCCGGATTGATAACAGAAATAATGTTCAACATTGAGCCCGATGAAGTGTATCATCTTGGGTCGCAAAGTCACGTTCGAGTATCGTTTGAAATGCCTGAATATACCGGTAATATTACCGGTTTAGGTACGACTCGTATTTTGGAAGCAATGCGGCGATGCAACTCAAAAGCAAAATTTTATCAAGCGTCATCTTCGGAAATGTTTGGTTCGGCTCCTCCTCCACATAATGAGCAAACGCATTTTCAACCTCAAAGCCCGTATGCAATTGCGAAAGTTTTTGCATACTGGATGACTGTCAATTATCGCGACGCGTATAATTTGTTTGCGTGCAATGGAATTTTATTCAATCACGAAAGTCCACGTCGCGGTGAAACATTTGTTACGCGAAAAATCACTCGAGCGATTGCACATATTCTTTCCGGAAAACAACATAAACTTTTTATTGGCAATATTGATGCAAAACGCGATTGGGGATTTGCTCCAGAATATGTTGAAATGATGTGGCTTATGTTACAGCAGGATTTTCCTGACGATTATGTTGTAGGAACTGGCGAAAGTCATTCAGTCAAAGAATTTTTAGACCTAGCATTTCATTACATTGGAATAGAACTTGATTGGAAAGGAGTTGGCGTTGAAAGAAAAGCGTTCGTAAAAAGTTTTCAACAACAATGGAGTACGGTGCTCAATACTGGAATGTCAATTATAGAAACCGATGCAAAATATTTCCGCCCCACTGAAGTTGATTATTTACTCGCAGATATTTCGAAAGCCAAAAAACAACTTGGATGGGAACCGCGTTTTCGATTTTCAGAACTCGTAAAAATAATGATGGATTTTGACATGAAGCAATGCGGATTAAACACGTTGAACGAAGGCTCCTCAATTCTTAAGAAACACGGTTTGGATTGGACGACAAATAATTTTGCACTCCATAATCAAATACAAAAAGAAGTCGGGTAA
- a CDS encoding glycosyltransferase family 2 protein, which yields MSDTLSSRKVSIIIRCYNEEKHIGNLLEKIFQQTWLNKEIIIVDSGSTDNTVEIAKKFSVTVVTITPEEFTFGYSLNQGCTVATGDFFVIASAHIIPVQSDWIEQLVKPFENSNVALVYGRQIGNEVTKFSEHQIFLKQFPAISNFNQSIPYCNNANAAIRRELWLQHKYDETLSGLEDIEWAKWAQKQQYRIAYNAEATIIHIHEEHPKQILNRYMREAVALKKIFPDSQMSFLKFLFLFLSNTFLDWGRALKHQVFLKNVCEIVMMRYYQYLGTYKGLKMQSPLTHEMIVTFYYPRKPAILLKNNDVKSITERK from the coding sequence ATGAGTGATACGCTCTCATCCCGAAAAGTTTCAATCATCATTCGATGTTACAACGAAGAAAAACACATTGGAAATTTACTTGAGAAAATATTTCAGCAAACATGGCTCAATAAAGAAATCATTATCGTTGATTCGGGTTCAACGGATAATACGGTAGAAATTGCAAAAAAATTTTCTGTTACCGTAGTTACGATAACTCCGGAGGAATTTACATTCGGATATTCTTTAAATCAAGGATGCACCGTTGCTACCGGAGATTTTTTTGTCATAGCGAGCGCGCACATAATTCCTGTTCAAAGTGATTGGATTGAGCAATTAGTGAAACCGTTTGAAAATTCCAATGTCGCTTTGGTGTATGGTCGTCAAATCGGAAATGAAGTAACAAAATTTTCCGAGCATCAGATTTTTCTCAAACAATTTCCAGCGATATCGAATTTCAATCAGAGCATTCCGTATTGCAACAACGCAAATGCTGCTATCCGGCGAGAGTTATGGCTTCAGCATAAGTACGATGAAACACTTTCCGGGTTAGAAGATATTGAATGGGCGAAGTGGGCGCAGAAACAACAGTATCGCATTGCATATAATGCAGAAGCGACAATCATTCATATTCACGAAGAACATCCAAAACAAATTCTGAACAGATATATGCGCGAAGCGGTTGCGCTTAAAAAAATTTTCCCCGATTCGCAAATGAGTTTTTTGAAATTTTTGTTTCTTTTTCTGTCCAATACTTTTTTAGATTGGGGAAGAGCGTTGAAACACCAAGTATTTTTAAAAAATGTTTGTGAAATTGTTATGATGCGATACTATCAATATTTAGGAACTTACAAAGGATTGAAAATGCAATCGCCGCTTACGCACGAAATGATAGTTACGTTTTACTACCCTAGAAAGCCGGCGATACTTTTAAAAAATAATGATGTAAAATCAATAACCGAACGGAAATAA